The nucleotide sequence GCACCCACACGACCATCGTTCGGCGCATCGGCTGACGACAGGTCGTTAGTCAGACCCTGGCAGTTGTTCAATTCGGCCGCGATCGTCGTCCGGGGCGGGAAATGCACCCGCTCCGGACGCCGCTCGGCCGGCGTAACTGTCCTGGCGGCGCACCGTAGTCTTGCGGTGCGCCGCCAGGACGAACTTTTTCCCGGCCCAGGAGATTCCACGTGTACATGCCCTCGCCCTACACCGCGCTCGTCCGAGCCTTCCTGCGGAACCTGGAGGCCGGTCGGTTGGAGCAGGCGGACTTCGAGCCGCTGGTCTCCGACTCGAGCGTGCTGCATGCGCCGACGGTCGGGGAGGAGAACGTCGACCACGTTGGCGTCGCCGGGTTCGCCGAGTACTTCGCCGACCTGGCCAAGAGCTCGGGCGGCACGCTCGCGTTCAAGCCGCAGTCCTTCGAACTGCGCGACCGGGGCGCCGTCTCGTTGGTGCACGCGGTCGGATCCCGCGACGGCGCTGAATTCGTCGAGCACGTCCGGGTGATCCTCGGCCTGGCCGAGGGCCGCGTCCGCGAGCTCTGGCTCGACCCGGGCGACCGCGCCTCGTTCGCCAAGCACCTCGCGTGACGAACGCCCAGCCGTTCGGGGCGGCGCTGCTGGCGCAGGTCGCCGCTGATGTGACGGGCCGTCAGGAGGAGTGCGAGGCAGTGGTGGCCACGTTGGCCGCCACGCGGCACCTGGTCCTGGAAGGGCCGCCGGGGACGGGCAAGTCGACGCTGCTGCGCAGCCTGGCGCACCACTCCGGGGTGCCCTTCGTGTTCGTCGAGGGCAACGCCGAACTGACGCCGGCTCGGATCGTCGGCCACCACGACCCCAGCCGGGTCCTGGCCGAGGGGTACACCGCCGACGCGTTCGTCGCCGGCCCGTTGGTGCGCGCGCTCCAGGAGGGCGCGCTGTTCTACGTCGAGGAGATCAACCGGGTCCCCGAGGAGACGCTGAACACGCTCATCACCGTGATGAGCGAGGGCGAACTGCACCTGCCCCGAGTGGGCCGGGTCGTCGCCGCCGACACTTTCCGCCTGGTCGCGGCAATGAACCCGTACGACGCGGTCGGCACGTCCCGGATCTCCAGCGCAATTTCGGACCGGGTCTGTCGTGTTTTTGTCGACTACCAGTCCTCCGAGGACGAGGTCGAGATCGTCGAGCGGCGCACCGACGTCGACAACCGGCCACTGGTGACCGCGGTCGTGAACCTGGTCCGGGCGACCCGCAAGCACCCGCAGATCCGCGTCGGCTGCTCGGTCCGTGGCGCGATCGACCTGATCCTGGTCGCTCGCAGCCTGGCCGAGTTGAAGGACCTGAGCATCGGCGACCCCATGGTGACCAAGCGCGCGGTGATGACCGCGCTGTCCGGCCGGATCCGGGTCGACGAGGCCACCGACCGCAGCCCGGAGGAGATCCTCCAGGAACTGTGGTTGATCCACCTCGGGGGCGAGATCGGCGGCGGCGGCCAGGTCGGCCTGGCCGCTCCGCCGTCACGAACCCGATCGAATTCGGCGCAGCGCGACAGCCAACGGCCCCCGGGAAAAGCGACCGCCCCGTAGGGGGCGACGAGGACGAAGTCACCGCGTCCAGCAACATCCTGACGGGGTCCCAGGTGGCCGCGGCGGTGAACATGGACCGCCGCGAGGTGTGGACCCGCGAGGAGCTCAAGCAGTACCCGCTGCTGCAAGACCTCGTCGCCGACCCCGGACAGGTCGACCGTGGTGCGCTCGCCGACGCCATCGACGCCGACCTGGATCAGCTGCTCGATCTGATGCCGCATCTGGCCAAGGCCAAGGACGGCGCGTTGCGTCGCGTTGCGCGCGAGGTCGCGGGGCGGTTGGTGATCCGCTTCGCAGAGGCGGCCGGTGGCGCCGCGTCCGGCGACGGGAAGTGGCGCTCGGCGCGCTGGACACCCGGTGCCGAGGTCGATCTGGAGGCAGTGCTCGAGGAACTGCTGATCGCA is from Sporichthyaceae bacterium and encodes:
- a CDS encoding MoxR family ATPase; the protein is MTNAQPFGAALLAQVAADVTGRQEECEAVVATLAATRHLVLEGPPGTGKSTLLRSLAHHSGVPFVFVEGNAELTPARIVGHHDPSRVLAEGYTADAFVAGPLVRALQEGALFYVEEINRVPEETLNTLITVMSEGELHLPRVGRVVAADTFRLVAAMNPYDAVGTSRISSAISDRVCRVFVDYQSSEDEVEIVERRTDVDNRPLVTAVVNLVRATRKHPQIRVGCSVRGAIDLILVARSLAELKDLSIGDPMVTKRAVMTALSGRIRVDEATDRSPEEILQELWLIHLGGEIGGGGQVGLAAPPSRTRSNSAQRDSQRPPGKATAP